A region of Streptomyces paludis DNA encodes the following proteins:
- a CDS encoding helix-turn-helix transcriptional regulator codes for MRAARLIKMVLLLQSRPSMTAGELARELEVSERTITRDAQALSEAGVPVYADRGRTGGYRLIGGYRTRLTGLARGEAEALFLSGVPGALREMGLDDVSSAARLKVSAALLPSLRDASDTAAQRFHLDAPGWYQEPRTPELLPVVAEAVWGDRLLSARYRRRDAEVERRLAPYGLVLKAGVWYLCASVCAEKAFRVYRIDRFTAAEPLQERFSRLESFDLPAFWDERAAEFARSLLCAEVVVRLTAEGARRLPQVADRVAAYEALAAAAPDAAGLLTVTLPVESLDVAYDQLLALGPEAEILEPASLRIRFAETADRMRGLYDT; via the coding sequence ATGCGTGCTGCCCGGCTCATCAAGATGGTGCTCCTGCTCCAGTCCAGACCCTCCATGACCGCGGGCGAACTGGCCCGTGAACTCGAAGTCTCCGAACGGACCATCACCCGCGACGCGCAGGCCCTCTCCGAGGCCGGGGTGCCGGTGTACGCGGACCGGGGCCGGACCGGCGGCTACCGGCTGATCGGCGGCTACCGCACCCGGCTGACCGGGCTGGCGCGCGGCGAGGCCGAGGCGCTGTTCCTGTCCGGGGTGCCGGGCGCGCTGCGCGAGATGGGGCTCGACGATGTCTCCTCGGCGGCCCGGCTGAAGGTCTCGGCGGCGCTGCTGCCGTCGCTGCGGGACGCGTCGGACACGGCGGCGCAGCGCTTCCATCTGGACGCGCCCGGCTGGTACCAGGAGCCCAGGACGCCCGAGCTGCTGCCGGTGGTCGCCGAGGCGGTCTGGGGCGACCGGCTGCTCTCGGCGCGCTACCGGCGCCGGGACGCCGAGGTGGAACGGCGGCTGGCACCGTACGGCCTGGTCCTGAAGGCGGGGGTCTGGTACCTGTGCGCCTCCGTCTGCGCCGAGAAGGCTTTCCGGGTGTACCGGATCGACCGGTTCACCGCGGCGGAGCCCTTGCAGGAACGTTTTTCTCGGCTGGAGTCCTTTGACCTCCCCGCTTTCTGGGACGAGCGCGCCGCCGAGTTCGCCCGCTCGCTGCTGTGCGCGGAGGTCGTCGTACGGCTCACCGCCGAGGGCGCGCGCAGACTCCCGCAGGTCGCGGACCGGGTGGCCGCGTACGAGGCCCTGGCGGCGGCGGCGCCGGACGCGGCGGGTCTGCTGACGGTCACCCTGCCGGTGGAGTCCCTGGACGTGGCGTACGACCAGCTGCTCGCGCTGGGCCCGGAGGCCGAGATCCTCGAACCGGCCTCGCTGCGAATCCGCTTCGCGGAGACGGCGGACCGGATGCGGGGACTGTACGACACATGA
- the aceE gene encoding pyruvate dehydrogenase (acetyl-transferring), homodimeric type — MPDPVGKLPSELDQLPDRDTEETAEWAASLDAVTEHAGPHRAAYLMRRTLQHAGSAGVPVPALLETDYVNTIPTSAEPVFDGDVEMESRITAWNRWNAAAMVTRGARYGVGGHIATFASAAWLYETGFNHFFRGKEGDGSGDQLYIQGHASPGIYARAFLDGRLTETDLDHFRQESGGKGLPSYPHPRRLPWLWEFPTVSMGLGPLSAIYQARFNRYLTNRSIKDTANSHVWAFLGDGEMDEPESTAALALASREQLDNLTFVINCNLQRLDGPVRANFKIVQELEAQFRGAGWNVVKSLWGSAWDELFALDTTGALVRRLRQVPDAQFQTYATRDVAYIRQHFFGVDPALIELAKLLPDAKIAECFFTSRGGHEARKVYAAYRAALAHKGAPTVILAQTVKGYTLGAGFESRNANHQMKKLSGEQFRAMRDLLDLPIPDSKLDESLVPYGHPGADSPEVRYLQERRAELGGPAPARRVHAVALPEAPDKPFQAVYKGSGKQSVATTMAFVRLMKDLMRDKETGKRWVPIVPDEARTFGMEALFPSAGIYSPLGQTYDPVDRDQIMYYKEAKDGQILNEGITEAGSMADFIAAATSYATHGETMIPFYIFYSMFGWQRTGDQMWQLADQLGKGFIVGATAGRTTLTGEGLQHADGHSHLIASTNPASLNYDPAFAYEIAVIVKDGLRRMYGPTPEDVFYYLTVYNEPMPQPAMPEGVEEGILKGLYRFKEGTPAAADAPRTQLLASGTAIHWALAAQELLAADWGVTADVWSATSWTELRRDALEADAALLRGEQRVPYVTRALSGAPGPVLAVSDWMRQVPDQISQWVEQDYTSLGTDGFGLSDTRDAARRHFGVDAQSIVLAALAQLARRGEVKPEQVAEARARYGL, encoded by the coding sequence ATGCCCGACCCCGTAGGCAAACTCCCGAGCGAGCTGGACCAGCTCCCGGACCGTGACACCGAGGAGACCGCCGAATGGGCGGCCTCCCTCGACGCCGTCACCGAACACGCGGGGCCCCACCGGGCCGCGTACCTGATGCGTCGTACCCTCCAGCACGCGGGATCGGCCGGGGTCCCGGTGCCGGCGCTGCTGGAGACCGATTATGTGAACACCATCCCCACCTCCGCCGAGCCCGTCTTCGACGGCGATGTGGAGATGGAGTCCCGGATCACCGCCTGGAACCGCTGGAACGCGGCGGCGATGGTCACCCGCGGCGCCCGCTACGGCGTCGGCGGTCATATCGCCACCTTCGCGTCGGCCGCCTGGCTGTACGAGACGGGCTTCAACCACTTCTTCCGCGGCAAGGAGGGGGACGGCTCCGGCGACCAGCTCTACATCCAGGGCCACGCCTCCCCCGGCATCTACGCCCGCGCCTTCCTCGACGGCCGGCTCACCGAGACCGACCTCGACCACTTCCGCCAGGAGTCCGGCGGCAAGGGCCTGCCCTCGTACCCGCACCCGCGCCGGCTGCCCTGGCTCTGGGAGTTCCCGACCGTCTCGATGGGTCTGGGCCCGCTCTCCGCGATCTACCAGGCGCGCTTCAACCGCTATCTGACCAACCGCTCCATCAAGGACACCGCCAACTCGCACGTCTGGGCGTTCCTGGGCGACGGCGAGATGGACGAGCCCGAGTCGACGGCGGCCCTCGCCCTCGCCTCCCGTGAGCAGCTCGACAATCTGACCTTCGTCATCAACTGCAACCTCCAGCGGCTCGACGGTCCCGTCCGCGCCAACTTCAAGATCGTGCAGGAGCTGGAGGCCCAGTTCCGCGGCGCGGGCTGGAATGTCGTCAAGTCGCTGTGGGGCTCCGCCTGGGACGAGCTGTTCGCGCTGGACACCACGGGCGCGCTGGTACGCCGGCTGCGCCAGGTCCCGGACGCCCAGTTCCAGACGTACGCGACCCGTGATGTCGCCTACATCCGCCAGCACTTCTTCGGCGTCGACCCGGCGCTGATCGAGCTGGCGAAGCTGCTGCCCGACGCGAAGATCGCCGAGTGTTTCTTCACCTCGCGCGGTGGCCACGAGGCCCGCAAGGTGTACGCGGCGTACCGTGCGGCGCTCGCCCACAAGGGCGCGCCGACCGTGATCCTCGCGCAGACGGTGAAGGGCTACACGCTCGGCGCCGGCTTCGAGTCGCGCAACGCCAACCACCAGATGAAGAAGCTCTCCGGCGAGCAGTTCCGCGCCATGCGCGACCTGCTGGACCTGCCGATCCCGGACTCCAAGCTGGACGAGAGCCTCGTCCCGTACGGCCACCCGGGCGCCGACTCCCCCGAGGTCCGCTACCTCCAGGAGCGCCGCGCCGAGCTGGGCGGTCCCGCGCCGGCCCGCCGGGTGCACGCGGTGGCGCTGCCCGAGGCGCCCGACAAGCCGTTCCAGGCGGTCTACAAGGGCTCCGGCAAGCAGTCCGTGGCGACGACCATGGCGTTCGTCCGTCTGATGAAGGACCTGATGCGGGACAAGGAGACCGGCAAGCGCTGGGTCCCCATCGTCCCGGACGAGGCGCGCACCTTCGGTATGGAGGCGCTGTTCCCGTCGGCCGGTATCTACTCGCCGCTGGGGCAGACGTACGACCCGGTCGACCGCGACCAGATCATGTACTACAAGGAGGCCAAGGACGGCCAGATCCTCAACGAGGGGATCACCGAGGCCGGCTCCATGGCCGACTTCATCGCCGCCGCCACGTCGTACGCGACGCACGGCGAGACGATGATCCCGTTCTACATCTTCTACTCGATGTTCGGCTGGCAGCGCACGGGCGACCAGATGTGGCAGCTCGCCGACCAGCTCGGCAAGGGCTTCATCGTCGGCGCCACGGCCGGCCGTACGACCCTGACGGGTGAGGGCCTCCAGCACGCGGACGGCCACTCGCACCTGATCGCGTCCACCAACCCGGCGTCGCTCAACTACGACCCGGCGTTCGCGTACGAGATCGCGGTGATCGTCAAGGACGGTCTGCGGCGGATGTACGGGCCCACGCCCGAGGATGTCTTCTACTACCTGACGGTCTACAACGAGCCGATGCCGCAGCCCGCGATGCCCGAGGGCGTCGAGGAGGGCATCCTCAAGGGCCTGTACCGCTTCAAGGAGGGCACCCCGGCCGCCGCCGACGCCCCCCGTACCCAGCTGCTGGCGTCCGGTACGGCGATCCACTGGGCCCTGGCGGCTCAGGAGCTGCTCGCCGCCGACTGGGGCGTGACGGCCGACGTCTGGTCCGCCACCTCCTGGACCGAGCTGCGCCGGGACGCGCTGGAGGCCGACGCGGCGCTGCTCCGCGGCGAGCAGCGGGTGCCGTACGTGACGCGCGCGCTGTCCGGCGCGCCGGGTCCGGTGCTCGCGGTCAGCGACTGGATGCGGCAGGTGCCGGACCAGATCAGCCAGTGGGTCGAGCAGGACTACACCTCGCTCGGTACGGACGGCTTCGGCCTCTCCGACACCCGCGACGCGGCCCGCCGGCACTTCGGTGTCGACGCGCAGTCGATCGTGCTGGCGGCGCTGGCGCAGCTGGCCCGCCGGGGCGAGGTCAAGCCGGAGCAGGTCGCGGAGGCCCGGGCGCGCTACGGTCTCTGA